In Mercurialis annua linkage group LG6, ddMerAnnu1.2, whole genome shotgun sequence, the following are encoded in one genomic region:
- the LOC126654159 gene encoding probable amino acid permease 7, which yields MAVQEQPIDSSYDDDGKPLRTGTLWSCIAHIITAVIGSGVLSLAWSTAQLGWIAGPISLLCFAIVTYISAFLLSDCYRSPDPVTGTRNYSYMDAVRVNLGNTQTWFCGLLQYLSMFGTAIAYVITTATSMRAIQRSNCYHKEGHKAACSYEDTLFMLAFGLVQIVVSQIPNFHNMEWLSVIAAIMSFTYSFIGFGLGFAKVLENGTIKGSIRGVPAANTADKLWLAFEALGDIAFAYPYSLILLEIQDTLKSKPAENKTMKKGSMIAIFITTFFYLCCGCFGYAAFGNETPGNLLTGFGFFEPFWLIDLANACIVLHLIGGYQIYSQPVFAFVERWLGKKYPRSRLINKFYTIKLPLLPPLQLNILRLCFRTAYVAATTAAAMAFPYFNSVLGVLGALNFWPLAIYFPVEMYFVQKKIGAWTRKWIVLRIFSFICLLVTILGLIGSIEGLISAKIG from the exons ATGGCAGTACAAGAGCAACCTATTGATAGTTCATATGATGATGACGGCAAGCCACTAAGAACtg GAACTTTATGGAGCTGTATAGCGCACATAATCACTGCTGTGATAGGTTCTGGAGTTCTTTCTTTAGCTTGGAGTACAGCTCAGCTCGGATGGATCGCCGGCCCGATTTCATTGCTTTGTTTCGCAATTGTCACTTACATTTCTGCATTTCTGCTGTCGGATTGTTACCGGTCACCTGATCCGGTGACCGGAACGCGAAACTACTCTTACATGGATGCTGTTAGAGTTAACTTGGGTAATACGCAGACATGGTTTTGTGGGTTGCTTCAGTATTTAAGCATGTTTGGGACTGCTATTGCCTATGTTATTACTACTGCTACCAGCATGAg AGCAATTCAAAGGTCAAATTGTTATCATAAGGAAGGGCATAAAGCTGCATGTTCATACGAGGATACATTGTTTATGCTTGCGTTTGGACTAGTGCAAATAGTAGTGTCACAAATCCCAAATTTTCATAACATGGAATGGCTCTCAGTTATTGCAGCAATCATGTCCTTCACTTACTCATTTATCGGATTTGGACTTGGCTTTGCTAAAGTATTAG AAAATGGGACGATAAAGGGGAGCATAAGAGGAGTTCCAGCTGCTAATACTGCTGATAAATTATGGCTAGCATTTGAAGCACTAGGTGACATTGCTTTTGCATATCCATACTCACTTATTCTTCTTGAAATTCAG GATACATTGAAGTCAAAACCAGCAGAGAACAAAACCATGAAGAAGGGATCAATGATTGCAATATTTATTACAACATTTTTTTACTTGTGCTGTGGATGCTTCGGATATGCAGCATTTGGGAACGAGACACCAGGAAATTTATTGACAGGATTTGGATTTTTTGAACCTTTTTGGCTCATTGATTTAGCTAATGCTTGCATTGTTCTTCATTTAATTGGAGGATATCAG ATATACAGCCAACCCGTATTTGCATTTGTGGAGCGTTGGCTCGGCAAGAAATATCCAAGAAGtagattaataaataaattttacacCATCAAACTCCCATTATTACCTCCTCTGCAACTCAACATTCTGAGGCTATGTTTCAGAACAGCTTACGTGGCAGCCACGACAGCAGCTGCCATGGCATTTCCTTACTTTAACAGTGTTTTGGGAGTTTTGGGAGCACTGAATTTTTGGCCTTTGGCCATTTATTTTCCGGTGGAAATGTATTTTGTGCAGAAGAAAATTGGAGCTTGGACAAGAAAATGGATTGTTCTTAGGATTTTTAGCTTTATTTGTTTGCTTGTCACTATTTTGGGATTAATTGGGTCAATTGAAGGGCTTATTAGTGCCAAAATTGGCTAA
- the LOC126686357 gene encoding probable amino acid permease 7 isoform X3, producing MGEETDAPLLPSQHLKRTGTIWTAVAHIITGVIGSGVLSLAWSMAQLGWIAGPLIMIFFALVTLISTYLLSDSYRFPHPQFGPSTNTSYLQAVNTTLGKKASWICGLMVELSLYGTGIAYTITSAISMRAIQKSNCYHKEGHDGNCQYSDTSNMILFGAFQVILSQIPNFQNMQWLSIVAALMSFIYASIGFALGLAQVIENGYVLGSITGVAASSAADKVWNISQAIGDIAFAYPYALILLEIQDTLKSLPPENVTMKKASTIALALTTFFYVCCGAFGYAAFGENTPGNLLTGFGFYEPYWLIDFANASIVLHLLGAYQVYSQPVFATTEQWFKQKYPDSLFIDKNYILKLPGFPAFRLNGFR from the exons ATGGGAGAAGAAACTGATGCACCATTGTTACCATCTCAACACCTCAAAAGAACTG GGACAATATGGACGGCAGTGGCACATATAATTACCGGAGTAATAGGATCAGGAGTTTTGTCATTAGCATGGAGCATGGCACAATTAGGGTGGATTGCTGGTCCCTTAATTATGATCTTTTTTGCTTTGGTTACTCTTATTTCTACTTATTTACTCTCCGATTCCTATCGATTTCCTCATCCCCAATTTGGTCCTTCAACTAATACTTCTTATCTTCAAGCCGTCAATACCACTTTAG GAAAGAAGGCTTCATGGATATGTGGTTTGATGGTAGAACTAAGCTTGTATGGGACAGGAATTGCTTATACCATTACTTCTGCTATCAGCATGAG AGCAATTCAGAAATCCAACTGCTACCACAAAGAAGGGCATGATGGTAATTGCCAATACTCGGACACATCAAATATGATATTATTTGGAGCATTTCAAGTGATACTTTCTCAAATTCCAAATTTCCAAAACATGCAATGGCTATCAATTGTTGCTGCTCTCATGTCCTTCATCTACGCCTCCATAGGCTTCGCACTTGGCTTAGCACAAGTAATAG AAAATGGATATGTTTTGGGTAGCATTACAGGAGTGGCAGCTTCTAGTGCAGCAGATAAAGTATGGAACATATCTCAAGCGATTGGTGACATCGCATTTGCATATCCATATGCCCTAATTCTTCTTGAAATTCAG GATACGTTGAAATCGCTTCCGCCTGAAAATGTGACAATGAAGAAGGCGTCGACAATAGCCCTCGCCCTGACGACATTTTTCTATGTATGCTGTGGAGCATTTGGATACGCAGCTTTCGGAGAAAATACACCGGGGAATCTCCTCACAGGTTTCGGATTTTACGAACCATACTGGCTGATTGATTTTGCTAATGCTTCTATTGTGCTTCATCTACTTGGAGCTTATCAG GTATACAGTCAGCCTGTATTTGCAACAACTGAACAATGGTTCAAACAGAAATATCCTGACAGCTTATTCATAGACAAGAATTACATCCTGAAACTCCCCGGCTTTCCGGCTTTCCGATTAAACGGCTTCAGG TGA
- the LOC126686357 gene encoding probable amino acid permease 7 isoform X1, translating to MGEETDAPLLPSQHLKRTGTIWTAVAHIITGVIGSGVLSLAWSMAQLGWIAGPLIMIFFALVTLISTYLLSDSYRFPHPQFGPSTNTSYLQAVNTTLGKKASWICGLMVELSLYGTGIAYTITSAISMRAIQKSNCYHKEGHDGNCQYSDTSNMILFGAFQVILSQIPNFQNMQWLSIVAALMSFIYASIGFALGLAQVIENGYVLGSITGVAASSAADKVWNISQAIGDIAFAYPYALILLEIQDTLKSLPPENVTMKKASTIALALTTFFYVCCGAFGYAAFGENTPGNLLTGFGFYEPYWLIDFANASIVLHLLGAYQVYSQPVFATTEQWFKQKYPDSLFIDKNYILKLPGFPAFRLNGFRVCFRTLYAVSITAISITFPYFNQVIGLLGALNFWPLSIYFPVKMYFRQRNIEAWTVKWVMLQVFSIVVFCLSAFALVGAIEGVLSARLREEAYMAGRGLQYSNITELTDIIKLIYYSELIFS from the exons ATGGGAGAAGAAACTGATGCACCATTGTTACCATCTCAACACCTCAAAAGAACTG GGACAATATGGACGGCAGTGGCACATATAATTACCGGAGTAATAGGATCAGGAGTTTTGTCATTAGCATGGAGCATGGCACAATTAGGGTGGATTGCTGGTCCCTTAATTATGATCTTTTTTGCTTTGGTTACTCTTATTTCTACTTATTTACTCTCCGATTCCTATCGATTTCCTCATCCCCAATTTGGTCCTTCAACTAATACTTCTTATCTTCAAGCCGTCAATACCACTTTAG GAAAGAAGGCTTCATGGATATGTGGTTTGATGGTAGAACTAAGCTTGTATGGGACAGGAATTGCTTATACCATTACTTCTGCTATCAGCATGAG AGCAATTCAGAAATCCAACTGCTACCACAAAGAAGGGCATGATGGTAATTGCCAATACTCGGACACATCAAATATGATATTATTTGGAGCATTTCAAGTGATACTTTCTCAAATTCCAAATTTCCAAAACATGCAATGGCTATCAATTGTTGCTGCTCTCATGTCCTTCATCTACGCCTCCATAGGCTTCGCACTTGGCTTAGCACAAGTAATAG AAAATGGATATGTTTTGGGTAGCATTACAGGAGTGGCAGCTTCTAGTGCAGCAGATAAAGTATGGAACATATCTCAAGCGATTGGTGACATCGCATTTGCATATCCATATGCCCTAATTCTTCTTGAAATTCAG GATACGTTGAAATCGCTTCCGCCTGAAAATGTGACAATGAAGAAGGCGTCGACAATAGCCCTCGCCCTGACGACATTTTTCTATGTATGCTGTGGAGCATTTGGATACGCAGCTTTCGGAGAAAATACACCGGGGAATCTCCTCACAGGTTTCGGATTTTACGAACCATACTGGCTGATTGATTTTGCTAATGCTTCTATTGTGCTTCATCTACTTGGAGCTTATCAG GTATACAGTCAGCCTGTATTTGCAACAACTGAACAATGGTTCAAACAGAAATATCCTGACAGCTTATTCATAGACAAGAATTACATCCTGAAACTCCCCGGCTTTCCGGCTTTCCGATTAAACGGCTTCAGGGTATGTTTCCGAACATTATACGCGGTATCAATAACAGCTATTTCGATCACATTTCCTTATTTCAATCAGGTTATTGGATTGTTGGGAGCATTAAACTTTTGGCCCTTATCAATATATTTTCCAGTGAAAATGTATTTTAGGCAGAGAAATATTGAAGCTTGGACAGTTAAATGGGTTATGCTTCAAGTCTTTAGCATTGTGGTTTTTTGTTTGTCTGCATTTGCATTGGTTGGAGCAATTGAAGGGGTTTTAAGTGCAAGATTAAG
- the LOC126686357 gene encoding probable amino acid permease 7 isoform X2 — protein sequence MGEETDAPLLPSQHLKRTGTIWTAVAHIITGVIGSGVLSLAWSMAQLGWIAGPLIMIFFALVTLISTYLLSDSYRFPHPQFGPSTNTSYLQAVNTTLGKKASWICGLMVELSLYGTGIAYTITSAISMRAIQKSNCYHKEGHDGNCQYSDTSNMILFGAFQVILSQIPNFQNMQWLSIVAALMSFIYASIGFALGLAQVIENGYVLGSITGVAASSAADKVWNISQAIGDIAFAYPYALILLEIQDTLKSLPPENVTMKKASTIALALTTFFYVCCGAFGYAAFGENTPGNLLTGFGFYEPYWLIDFANASIVLHLLGAYQVYSQPVFATTEQWFKQKYPDSLFIDKNYILKLPGFPAFRLNGFRVCFRTLYAVSITAISITFPYFNQVIGLLGALNFWPLSIYFPVKMYFRQRNIEAWTVKWVMLQVFSIVVFCLSAFALVGAIEGVLSARLR from the exons ATGGGAGAAGAAACTGATGCACCATTGTTACCATCTCAACACCTCAAAAGAACTG GGACAATATGGACGGCAGTGGCACATATAATTACCGGAGTAATAGGATCAGGAGTTTTGTCATTAGCATGGAGCATGGCACAATTAGGGTGGATTGCTGGTCCCTTAATTATGATCTTTTTTGCTTTGGTTACTCTTATTTCTACTTATTTACTCTCCGATTCCTATCGATTTCCTCATCCCCAATTTGGTCCTTCAACTAATACTTCTTATCTTCAAGCCGTCAATACCACTTTAG GAAAGAAGGCTTCATGGATATGTGGTTTGATGGTAGAACTAAGCTTGTATGGGACAGGAATTGCTTATACCATTACTTCTGCTATCAGCATGAG AGCAATTCAGAAATCCAACTGCTACCACAAAGAAGGGCATGATGGTAATTGCCAATACTCGGACACATCAAATATGATATTATTTGGAGCATTTCAAGTGATACTTTCTCAAATTCCAAATTTCCAAAACATGCAATGGCTATCAATTGTTGCTGCTCTCATGTCCTTCATCTACGCCTCCATAGGCTTCGCACTTGGCTTAGCACAAGTAATAG AAAATGGATATGTTTTGGGTAGCATTACAGGAGTGGCAGCTTCTAGTGCAGCAGATAAAGTATGGAACATATCTCAAGCGATTGGTGACATCGCATTTGCATATCCATATGCCCTAATTCTTCTTGAAATTCAG GATACGTTGAAATCGCTTCCGCCTGAAAATGTGACAATGAAGAAGGCGTCGACAATAGCCCTCGCCCTGACGACATTTTTCTATGTATGCTGTGGAGCATTTGGATACGCAGCTTTCGGAGAAAATACACCGGGGAATCTCCTCACAGGTTTCGGATTTTACGAACCATACTGGCTGATTGATTTTGCTAATGCTTCTATTGTGCTTCATCTACTTGGAGCTTATCAG GTATACAGTCAGCCTGTATTTGCAACAACTGAACAATGGTTCAAACAGAAATATCCTGACAGCTTATTCATAGACAAGAATTACATCCTGAAACTCCCCGGCTTTCCGGCTTTCCGATTAAACGGCTTCAGGGTATGTTTCCGAACATTATACGCGGTATCAATAACAGCTATTTCGATCACATTTCCTTATTTCAATCAGGTTATTGGATTGTTGGGAGCATTAAACTTTTGGCCCTTATCAATATATTTTCCAGTGAAAATGTATTTTAGGCAGAGAAATATTGAAGCTTGGACAGTTAAATGGGTTATGCTTCAAGTCTTTAGCATTGTGGTTTTTTGTTTGTCTGCATTTGCATTGGTTGGAGCAATTGAAGGGGTTTTAAGTGCAAGATTAAGGTAA